One segment of Aquimarina sp. BL5 DNA contains the following:
- a CDS encoding DUF1963 domain-containing protein, which produces MQEYFKINNIDVGFANHSTEGTMFTRGSLNTEVIIRKGKLRISLLTPALEIADDMHNDFLSDPYYDNLRNIDYLRMVTYSDLEVETGTYNTQIKCPYSENLNGFEVYGFPERVKFHGIIDLQEGYVHIKGELKSEFDEKKPGIPIEVLKCFDPKPLLPKRKQYTLEQARDENPLDVYSLSIGKGVFTKFPEEILAFKNLENLWIGGQAQSSFSTLPDSFFELKELHTIQIYSSDIDEISEKIDQLQKLEELTIRSAYLRLLPDTICNLSKLSLISFEYNQLIDLPKNIGLMPSLKELNVIGNEFKKLPKNLTNIYNVKIDRKHIKLYQEIGYKSDNPLEIDEILYDLSQYPEQKAELEKLILKIPELKEYKNLILDYSTLATYLVLNTEQKEIPIGVSKVGGGPDLPKDWEHPANKNGLLYIFHAQINCKEIAAYQQYLPRKGMLYFFINDEEYAQNPIVLYAENIKELVRFEYSENTEFTDNNFDSCPRSAVAVTFRNAISVPVFYNSFNHGTERYPKYASLWEGEDTDEANRRIEFFEEYMEQLEDSIDTPLALDSDYVKLTTHSIHSSVFTQHESPQEIAAAKFGGEPTEWVVLLNMESVDEFSFWDAGTLTYCIHKKDLAIKDFSKISASIESS; this is translated from the coding sequence ATGCAAGAGTATTTCAAAATAAATAATATAGATGTTGGATTTGCAAATCATTCGACAGAAGGGACAATGTTTACCAGAGGTTCCTTAAATACTGAAGTAATTATTAGAAAAGGTAAATTGAGAATTAGTCTGTTAACTCCTGCTTTAGAGATTGCGGACGACATGCATAATGATTTTTTAAGTGATCCTTATTACGATAATCTACGAAATATTGACTATTTACGAATGGTTACTTATAGCGATTTGGAGGTAGAAACAGGAACTTATAATACCCAGATTAAATGCCCTTACAGTGAAAATTTAAATGGTTTTGAAGTATATGGTTTTCCTGAAAGAGTGAAATTCCATGGTATCATAGATTTACAAGAAGGTTATGTTCATATAAAAGGAGAACTAAAAAGTGAGTTCGATGAAAAAAAACCTGGTATTCCCATTGAAGTTTTAAAATGTTTTGATCCTAAACCTTTACTTCCTAAAAGAAAGCAATATACTCTTGAACAAGCACGAGATGAAAACCCACTAGATGTGTATAGCCTTAGTATTGGAAAAGGAGTTTTTACCAAATTTCCTGAAGAAATACTTGCTTTTAAAAATTTAGAAAATCTTTGGATTGGTGGACAAGCACAAAGTAGTTTTAGTACTTTACCAGATTCTTTTTTTGAGCTCAAAGAGCTGCATACTATTCAGATTTATAGTAGTGATATAGACGAAATTTCAGAAAAAATAGATCAATTGCAAAAGCTTGAAGAATTGACGATTCGATCAGCTTATCTTCGTTTACTTCCAGATACTATTTGTAATCTTTCGAAACTTTCTCTTATAAGCTTTGAGTATAATCAACTTATAGACTTACCAAAGAATATTGGTTTGATGCCAAGCCTGAAAGAGCTAAATGTCATTGGTAATGAATTTAAAAAACTTCCTAAAAATCTAACGAATATCTATAATGTAAAAATAGATCGGAAGCATATAAAATTGTATCAGGAGATAGGCTACAAAAGTGATAATCCATTAGAAATTGATGAAATACTTTATGATCTATCACAGTACCCAGAACAAAAAGCGGAGTTAGAAAAATTGATACTAAAAATTCCTGAATTGAAGGAGTACAAGAATTTGATTCTGGATTATAGTACTTTGGCCACTTATCTTGTACTAAATACTGAACAAAAAGAAATCCCGATTGGAGTCTCAAAAGTAGGAGGTGGTCCAGATTTGCCGAAGGACTGGGAACATCCAGCAAATAAAAATGGATTATTGTATATTTTTCACGCGCAAATTAATTGTAAAGAGATTGCAGCATATCAACAATATCTACCTAGAAAAGGGATGCTCTATTTTTTTATAAATGATGAAGAGTATGCACAAAATCCAATAGTTTTATATGCTGAAAATATCAAAGAATTAGTACGATTTGAATATAGCGAAAATACAGAGTTTACCGATAATAATTTTGATAGTTGTCCTAGAAGTGCAGTGGCTGTTACTTTTCGAAATGCTATTAGTGTTCCTGTTTTTTATAACTCCTTTAATCATGGTACAGAACGCTATCCTAAATATGCTAGTTTATGGGAAGGCGAAGACACAGACGAAGCCAATAGAAGAATAGAATTCTTCGAAGAGTATATGGAGCAGTTAGAAGACAGTATTGATACTCCTTTAGCATTAGATAGCGATTACGTAAAGTTAACAACGCATAGTATACATAGCTCTGTATTTACTCAGCACGAATCGCCACAAGAAATTGCAGCTGCTAAATTTGGTGGAGAACCAACAGAATGGGTAGTTTTATTAAACATGGAAAGTGTTGATGAATTTAGTTTTTGGGATGCAGGTACATTAACCTATTGTATTCATAAAAAAGACCTGGCAATTAAAGACTTTTCTAAGATTAGCGCAAGTATAGAAAGTAGTTGA
- a CDS encoding TonB-dependent receptor: MSRYIKKLRSPHDSMGRVRSKVISFLCLSVTILGNTFAQEKEEETIETERVVIVKTYTPTISDAFKVKSTPILNDSVTQKKKQLRYSIFSVPVASTFTPEKGRAANIDRPKKIPLYDNYATLGFGNFTSVLAEFYSNFQINRTDNVGLYLHHNSSQGGIKDIELDDKFYNTFLDLNYTSRTKDFTYGIEVGAEHQLYNWYGLPETPALTQTEIDAIDPQQNYFGAKLGGKLQFDDLYFKRASLNYRYFGDALSTAEHHAVFTPTFEFEVADELITTDFIIDYLGGSFDRPLDFALQTPNDFSILNLGIQPSLVVLRDNLTLNLGASVFYSIDSQNNDNDFFIYPKVTASYRLLDEAVIAYGGLEGGLKQNTYRDAVQANPYVSPTLFLTTTHNQFDAYVGLKGKISDVVSYNFRGGYASENDKALFVNNRPEILQLEGYDFGNSFSYRYDDILTLSGYGELNFNINKKFKLGVSAEYFSYNTEDEQEAWNLPDLKVATLLDYQITEQWFAGAQLFYVGERKDINTAVTFSPPTPEATITLDSYFDANVNLGYRFNDKLSVFVKGNNLAGENYERWSNFPVQGIQVLGGVTYKFNY; encoded by the coding sequence ATGTCGAGATATATCAAGAAATTAAGAAGTCCTCACGATTCTATGGGACGTGTGAGGTCTAAAGTAATATCATTTTTATGTCTAAGTGTTACAATATTGGGTAATACTTTTGCACAGGAAAAAGAAGAAGAAACTATAGAAACCGAACGAGTGGTTATTGTAAAGACGTATACACCAACAATAAGTGATGCGTTTAAGGTGAAATCTACACCGATACTAAATGATTCTGTTACTCAAAAGAAAAAGCAATTACGATATAGTATTTTTTCAGTTCCTGTAGCATCCACATTTACTCCAGAGAAAGGTAGAGCAGCTAATATAGATCGACCAAAAAAAATACCGTTATATGATAATTATGCGACTTTAGGATTTGGTAATTTCACTTCTGTACTGGCAGAGTTTTATAGTAATTTTCAAATAAATCGCACGGATAATGTTGGATTGTATTTACATCATAACTCTTCTCAAGGAGGAATAAAAGATATAGAACTAGATGATAAGTTCTATAATACATTCTTAGATCTTAATTATACATCACGTACTAAAGATTTCACATACGGAATAGAAGTAGGAGCAGAGCATCAATTATATAATTGGTATGGCTTGCCAGAAACTCCTGCATTGACACAAACAGAAATTGATGCAATTGACCCTCAACAGAATTATTTTGGGGCCAAGTTGGGGGGGAAATTGCAGTTTGATGATTTATATTTTAAAAGAGCTTCTTTAAATTATCGATATTTTGGAGATGCTTTGAGTACAGCAGAACATCATGCTGTTTTTACCCCAACATTCGAGTTTGAAGTTGCAGACGAATTGATCACTACAGATTTTATTATTGATTATCTAGGAGGAAGTTTTGATAGACCACTGGATTTTGCACTACAGACACCTAATGACTTTAGTATTCTTAATTTAGGGATTCAACCAAGTTTAGTAGTGCTAAGAGATAATTTGACATTGAATCTTGGAGCATCCGTTTTTTACAGTATAGACAGTCAGAATAATGATAATGACTTTTTTATCTATCCTAAAGTTACAGCTTCTTATAGATTATTGGATGAAGCTGTGATTGCATACGGTGGTTTAGAAGGAGGTTTAAAGCAAAACACCTATAGAGACGCAGTACAAGCCAATCCGTATGTGTCGCCTACCTTATTTTTAACTACTACACACAATCAATTTGATGCCTATGTAGGGTTAAAAGGTAAAATCTCCGATGTAGTGAGTTATAATTTTAGAGGTGGTTATGCTTCTGAAAATGATAAGGCTTTGTTTGTAAACAATAGACCAGAAATATTACAATTAGAAGGGTATGATTTTGGTAATTCCTTTTCATATCGATATGATGATATTTTGACATTGAGTGGATATGGAGAATTAAATTTTAATATCAATAAGAAATTTAAATTGGGAGTATCTGCAGAATATTTTAGTTATAACACCGAAGATGAACAAGAGGCTTGGAATTTACCAGACCTAAAAGTAGCTACTTTACTAGATTACCAGATTACAGAGCAATGGTTTGCAGGTGCACAACTGTTTTATGTAGGAGAACGAAAAGATATTAATACAGCTGTTACTTTTTCGCCACCAACTCCAGAAGCTACAATAACCTTAGATAGTTATTTTGATGCGAATGTAAATCTAGGATATCGATTTAATGATAAACTGTCTGTTTTTGTAAAAGGAAACAACCTAGCTGGCGAAAACTACGAGCGTTGGTCTAATTTTCCTGTACAGGGAATACAAGTATTAGGGGGTGTAACATACAAGTTTAATTATTAA
- a CDS encoding AraC family transcriptional regulator — protein MKILKEGTYYGKQNSEVSFNGILLSQYKYTVEKTAWHYHENPYFMFVLQGNMMDCNSKVKTLCPSGSIMFNNWQEAHYGSKHSENASGFHLEFQQDWLQNKGININLLEGSQLIENPRIHFLFAKLYHEFILSDKYSEVSVELLLLQISEALGEIKENDFKNIPNWIIKLQELLHYDTSELSLQYLSDQLDVHPVHISRSAPKYLSTSLGEYIRQHKIKKAIPLMLDSSNSLTEIAYQAGFSDQSHFNRVFKSYFEMNPSFYRKNVYKNL, from the coding sequence ATGAAAATATTAAAGGAGGGAACATATTATGGAAAACAAAACTCGGAAGTTTCCTTTAATGGCATTCTGTTATCTCAATACAAGTACACAGTAGAAAAAACAGCCTGGCATTATCATGAGAACCCTTATTTCATGTTTGTGCTACAAGGTAATATGATGGATTGTAATTCCAAGGTAAAAACTTTGTGTCCATCAGGAAGTATTATGTTTAATAATTGGCAAGAAGCACATTATGGTTCTAAACATTCTGAAAATGCAAGTGGATTTCATTTAGAATTTCAGCAAGATTGGTTACAAAACAAAGGGATAAATATCAATCTCTTAGAAGGAAGTCAATTAATTGAAAACCCTAGGATACATTTTCTTTTTGCAAAACTATATCACGAATTTATATTGTCGGATAAGTATAGTGAGGTTTCGGTAGAGCTATTATTGTTACAAATCAGTGAAGCGTTAGGAGAGATTAAAGAAAATGACTTCAAGAATATTCCTAATTGGATTATTAAATTACAAGAATTGTTACATTATGACACCTCGGAGTTGAGTCTTCAGTATCTTTCTGATCAATTGGATGTCCATCCGGTACATATATCCAGATCTGCACCAAAATACCTTTCCACCAGTTTAGGTGAATATATAAGACAGCATAAAATTAAAAAAGCCATTCCCCTGATGTTGGATTCGTCAAATTCACTAACGGAAATTGCATATCAAGCAGGCTTTTCAGATCAAAGTCATTTTAATCGTGTGTTTAAATCCTATTTTGAAATGAATCCTAGTTTTTACAGAAAAAATGTTTATAAAAATTTATGA
- a CDS encoding SRPBCC family protein → MKYLKYLLFLIIILALIFFGKGMLTPSVSYENEIVVSKPANESWAVMSDESNLPKWIEGFKRTELVSGMENTVGAVSKVYVEENGDEMMMEETITAVKPNEHMAMTFTMDFMDMDYEMLFKEKDGKTTISSKSTTMGNGIFAKSLISFMSGSMKEQEDKNLNNLKKIIEENTKNYFPEAVPETVIDTTTVSVKE, encoded by the coding sequence ATGAAATATTTAAAGTATTTACTGTTTTTAATTATAATACTCGCACTTATATTCTTTGGAAAAGGAATGTTAACACCATCAGTGTCTTATGAAAATGAAATAGTAGTCAGCAAACCTGCCAATGAATCCTGGGCAGTGATGTCTGACGAATCTAATTTGCCAAAATGGATTGAAGGATTTAAAAGAACCGAATTAGTAAGCGGTATGGAAAACACAGTTGGAGCAGTGTCTAAGGTATATGTAGAAGAAAACGGTGATGAAATGATGATGGAAGAAACGATCACAGCTGTGAAGCCCAACGAACATATGGCGATGACCTTTACTATGGATTTTATGGATATGGATTATGAAATGCTTTTTAAAGAAAAAGACGGAAAGACTACGATCTCTTCTAAATCAACCACAATGGGGAATGGTATTTTTGCAAAATCCTTGATTTCTTTTATGTCGGGTTCTATGAAGGAACAAGAGGATAAAAACTTAAATAACCTTAAAAAAATAATTGAAGAAAACACCAAAAACTATTTTCCTGAAGCAGTACCAGAAACTGTAATTGATACCACAACAGTTTCTGTTAAGGAGTAA
- a CDS encoding tetratricopeptide repeat protein: MNKYITLMLFVAILSSKISAQQSAIYTNELVLYNQALELYNNKQFLAAQNLFDKVRDAVDDENIDAECTYYIANCAVWLNQKGADALMEEFVVQYPTSIKRNAAYLDVANYYFDNGKYAYARKWYDKVDEGNMSRSEKEKFNFNNGYAYFKIQRFNEAKKFLTKVEETDKYGAQAKYYLGFIAYEGDNYQEADKLFDEVKDLDKYNKNLSYFQSDMNFKSGKFEDAINDGLGQLSKSKPSEKSELNKIIGESYFNLGQYDKAIPHLKAYKGRKGKWNNTDYYQLGYAYYKGGDYTNAISEFNKIVDGRNATAQNAYYHLAESYLRTDQKQQALNAFKNASEMDFEAKIKEDALYNYAKLSYEIGNSYESTPKVLLSYVEAYPNSEFKEEIQELLISSYITSKNYKEAMDLLEGSRNFNDKVVYQKVAYFRGIELYNEGNYTDAKVYFDKSLAQQTDPKFTAKAIYWKSECDYLQNNFEEALIGFKQFKGNERASTTNEYGEIDYNIGYTYFKLKQYPQAADFFDIYSKKRGVDEIRLTDTYLRLGDSHFISSKYWPAMEAYNKAIKNGGPDSDYAHYQKAISYGFVKKNGKKISDLEMFIKQYTRSTYRDDAMFALGNTYIAENQTQKGIAAYDRLVKEVPNSSYVPKALLKQGLIYYNGDQGNRALTKFKRVVADYPGTDEAVQAVNTARLIYVDLGRTDEYSSWVKGLSFVDVTDADLDNTSYEAAEKQYLENNDSKAITGFQKYLDEFPNGLHALKSHFYLAQLFFKKGDKQATIPHYEYVLQKDRTEFTEQALARLSQIHLENRNYDKAIPVLERLEIAADFPQNIVFAQSNLMKSHYQLVHYRETIAYAEKVLDNPKIQNDVKSDAQVFIARAALQTADDARAKRAYAEVRKIATGELAAEALYYDAYFKNKAGSYKASNETVQKLAKDFSGYKLYGAKGLVLMAKNFYGLEDAYQATYILESVIKNFTDYQDVIEEARSELKKIKAEEAKTNSSIQTEQQ; this comes from the coding sequence ATGAACAAATACATCACTTTGATGCTTTTTGTTGCGATCCTATCTTCGAAGATTTCTGCGCAGCAATCAGCAATTTACACTAACGAATTAGTACTGTATAATCAGGCTTTAGAACTTTATAATAATAAGCAGTTTCTGGCAGCTCAGAATTTGTTTGATAAAGTTAGAGACGCCGTAGATGACGAAAATATTGATGCAGAATGTACTTATTACATAGCGAATTGCGCCGTATGGCTTAATCAAAAAGGAGCGGATGCATTGATGGAAGAGTTTGTGGTACAATATCCTACCAGTATTAAACGTAATGCAGCATATCTTGATGTAGCCAATTATTATTTTGATAATGGTAAATATGCCTATGCCCGTAAATGGTACGATAAGGTAGATGAGGGCAATATGAGCCGTTCTGAAAAAGAAAAGTTTAACTTTAATAACGGCTATGCGTATTTTAAAATTCAGCGATTTAATGAAGCGAAAAAGTTCTTAACCAAAGTTGAAGAGACGGATAAATACGGTGCTCAGGCAAAATATTACCTTGGTTTTATAGCTTACGAAGGAGATAATTATCAAGAGGCAGATAAACTGTTTGATGAGGTAAAGGATTTAGATAAATACAATAAGAATTTATCGTATTTCCAGAGTGATATGAATTTTAAATCTGGAAAATTCGAGGATGCTATCAATGATGGATTAGGACAGCTTTCTAAATCTAAACCTTCAGAAAAATCAGAATTGAATAAAATTATTGGTGAGAGTTATTTTAATCTTGGTCAATATGATAAGGCGATACCACATCTGAAAGCTTACAAAGGCCGAAAAGGGAAATGGAACAATACCGATTATTACCAGTTAGGATATGCTTATTATAAAGGAGGTGATTATACCAATGCAATCTCAGAATTTAATAAAATTGTTGATGGTCGAAATGCTACTGCTCAGAATGCTTATTATCATCTAGCAGAATCTTATTTAAGAACAGATCAAAAACAACAAGCGCTGAACGCCTTTAAGAATGCATCGGAAATGGATTTTGAAGCGAAGATTAAAGAAGATGCATTATATAATTATGCTAAGTTGAGTTATGAGATTGGTAATTCATATGAAAGTACACCTAAAGTTTTATTATCCTACGTAGAAGCCTATCCCAATTCTGAATTCAAAGAAGAGATACAGGAATTGTTAATCAGTTCATATATCACATCTAAGAATTATAAGGAGGCTATGGACTTATTAGAAGGGAGTCGTAATTTTAATGATAAAGTGGTATATCAAAAAGTAGCTTATTTTCGAGGGATAGAACTTTATAATGAAGGGAATTATACAGATGCTAAAGTATATTTTGATAAATCTTTGGCGCAACAAACGGATCCGAAATTTACAGCAAAAGCTATTTATTGGAAATCAGAATGTGATTATCTACAGAATAATTTTGAAGAAGCGCTAATTGGTTTCAAACAGTTTAAAGGAAATGAAAGAGCTTCCACAACTAACGAATATGGCGAAATAGATTATAATATAGGATATACATATTTTAAACTAAAACAATACCCACAAGCTGCCGATTTCTTTGATATCTATTCTAAGAAAAGAGGTGTTGATGAAATACGATTGACAGATACATATCTGCGATTAGGAGATAGTCATTTTATATCTAGTAAGTATTGGCCAGCTATGGAAGCGTATAATAAGGCTATCAAAAATGGCGGACCAGATTCCGACTATGCACATTATCAGAAAGCCATTAGTTATGGTTTTGTCAAAAAAAATGGTAAAAAAATAAGTGATCTAGAGATGTTTATCAAACAATATACGCGATCTACTTATCGCGATGATGCCATGTTTGCTTTAGGAAACACTTACATAGCAGAAAATCAAACCCAAAAAGGTATTGCCGCCTATGATCGATTGGTTAAAGAAGTACCTAATAGCTCTTATGTTCCAAAAGCTTTGTTAAAACAAGGATTGATCTATTATAATGGAGATCAAGGGAATAGAGCATTGACAAAATTTAAAAGAGTAGTTGCAGATTATCCAGGAACTGATGAGGCTGTACAAGCGGTAAATACAGCTAGATTGATCTACGTAGATTTAGGAAGAACCGATGAATATTCTAGTTGGGTAAAAGGGTTAAGCTTTGTGGATGTTACGGATGCAGATCTAGATAATACATCCTATGAAGCCGCAGAAAAACAGTACTTAGAGAATAATGACAGTAAAGCTATTACTGGATTTCAGAAATATCTGGATGAATTTCCAAATGGCCTTCATGCCTTGAAGAGCCATTTCTATTTAGCACAATTATTCTTCAAAAAAGGAGATAAGCAAGCTACGATTCCACATTATGAATATGTGTTACAAAAAGATAGGACAGAATTCACAGAACAAGCATTAGCAAGATTATCCCAGATCCATCTGGAGAATCGTAATTACGATAAGGCTATTCCTGTGTTAGAACGTTTAGAAATAGCTGCTGATTTTCCCCAGAATATTGTATTTGCACAATCTAATCTGATGAAATCACATTATCAATTAGTACACTATCGGGAAACCATAGCGTATGCAGAAAAAGTATTGGATAATCCAAAAATCCAAAATGATGTAAAAAGTGATGCACAGGTTTTTATTGCACGTGCAGCATTACAAACTGCGGATGATGCTAGAGCGAAAAGGGCATATGCAGAAGTTAGAAAAATAGCTACTGGAGAGTTAGCCGCAGAAGCTTTGTATTATGATGCGTATTTTAAAAACAAAGCAGGGAGTTATAAAGCATCAAATGAAACAGTACAAAAACTAGCCAAAGATTTTTCGGGATATAAATTATATGGAGCCAAAGGTCTTGTCCTAATGGCTAAAAACTTCTATGGATTAGAAGACGCCTATCAGGCTACATATATTTTAGAAAGTGTTATCAAAAACTTCACTGATTATCAAGATGTGATTGAGGAAGCACGATCCGAACTCAAAAAAATCAAAGCTGAAGAAGCTAAAACAAATTCATCCATCCAAACCGAACAACAATAA
- a CDS encoding serine hydrolase, producing MFKNVMTIVFLFASVLTGCSQQGANTYDGNWEGKLANANTLNFNLVVKESSANLYELMIMNSETTIKEKLVITNTKRLKGSIDDDIHFDLSFSQDKTAIAGFVKSGILMYHVILQKTNDGTYSGVWNIFMVDSLQSQGMYLGVENNEDGSLAMYPFFGDQRFTGTWVNGSEKEGEAIVFRDYKTGLRFRAKLLENTIKLEILLGKQTVTVTNFKRSDIDLSSLRPSGLNSQNVNKPVVLNDGWITASATDVGATKASLSKLIDKVNKKELPNTHSVLIAKEGKLIFEAYFDGHNPNISHDQRSASKSVSSAMIGIAIDDKMLTGVDQKLYDFIPKEFQYTKDPLKSKINFEDLLTMSSGLDVDGDASENNYQSSDNWLKTTLEAKMTHEPGTHANYGSANPFLLGVSLDQQLQSPLELYMEEKLFAPLGITNYIIQTENTATTPYFGGGMYLTPRDMLKFGQLYLDKGKWKGKQIISESWIAASFKKYRRLQDVKDKNEYGYLWWHKTYTAGDKKVSSIEARGAGGQYICVIPELESVVVITSGNYRSRKLLQQPENILERYVLPAIIK from the coding sequence ATGTTTAAAAATGTAATGACAATAGTATTTCTTTTTGCATCCGTTTTAACAGGTTGTTCGCAACAAGGGGCAAATACCTACGATGGGAACTGGGAAGGAAAACTAGCAAATGCAAATACCTTAAATTTTAATCTCGTTGTAAAGGAGTCATCAGCTAATTTGTATGAGCTAATGATTATGAATTCTGAAACGACCATAAAAGAAAAACTAGTAATAACCAATACTAAACGTCTTAAGGGAAGTATTGATGATGATATTCATTTTGATCTTTCTTTTTCCCAAGATAAAACGGCAATCGCTGGATTTGTAAAGTCGGGAATTTTAATGTATCACGTTATTTTACAAAAGACTAATGATGGTACTTATAGTGGTGTTTGGAATATATTTATGGTGGATAGTCTGCAATCCCAAGGAATGTATCTAGGTGTAGAAAATAATGAAGATGGTAGTCTTGCTATGTATCCATTTTTTGGTGATCAACGATTCACAGGAACTTGGGTTAATGGTAGTGAGAAAGAAGGAGAAGCTATTGTATTTAGGGATTATAAAACCGGACTTAGATTTAGAGCTAAACTTCTAGAAAATACTATTAAGTTAGAAATTTTATTAGGTAAGCAAACCGTAACGGTTACAAATTTTAAACGTTCTGATATTGATTTATCATCCTTAAGACCAAGCGGTCTTAACAGTCAAAACGTTAACAAACCAGTAGTGCTGAATGATGGTTGGATCACAGCCAGTGCTACTGATGTTGGAGCTACAAAGGCTTCTTTATCAAAGTTGATTGATAAAGTGAATAAGAAAGAACTGCCTAATACGCACAGTGTTCTTATTGCCAAAGAGGGTAAATTGATTTTTGAAGCCTATTTTGATGGACACAATCCTAATATTTCTCACGATCAGCGATCAGCATCCAAAAGTGTTTCATCTGCTATGATTGGGATTGCCATTGATGATAAGATGCTAACCGGCGTAGATCAAAAACTATATGATTTTATACCTAAAGAATTTCAGTACACAAAAGATCCTTTAAAATCTAAGATCAACTTTGAAGATTTATTGACAATGAGTTCTGGATTAGATGTGGATGGTGATGCATCAGAGAATAACTATCAGAGTTCTGATAATTGGTTAAAAACAACACTTGAGGCAAAAATGACTCACGAGCCAGGAACTCATGCTAATTATGGTTCGGCCAATCCATTTTTATTGGGTGTAAGTTTAGATCAGCAATTGCAATCTCCGTTAGAGTTATATATGGAAGAAAAGCTGTTTGCTCCGTTAGGAATTACCAATTACATCATCCAGACAGAGAATACGGCAACAACCCCTTATTTTGGGGGAGGTATGTATTTAACACCAAGGGATATGCTAAAATTTGGACAACTATATCTGGATAAAGGAAAGTGGAAAGGAAAGCAAATCATTTCTGAAAGTTGGATAGCTGCATCATTTAAAAAATACCGAAGACTACAAGATGTAAAAGACAAAAACGAATATGGATATCTATGGTGGCATAAAACCTATACTGCAGGAGATAAGAAGGTGTCATCTATAGAAGCAAGAGGTGCTGGTGGACAATATATTTGTGTTATTCCAGAGTTGGAATCTGTAGTAGTAATCACTTCTGGAAATTATAGAAGTCGAAAATTACTACAACAACCAGAGAATATTCTGGAGCGATACGTACTTCCAGCAATCATTAAATAA
- a CDS encoding M23 family metallopeptidase produces the protein MNKVIIWICSLLSISTFAQENFKVYYEENENGYKIYANNGEFCPVSVEIDFKIENLSSSIGDIKIIEVPAQTTKFYIADLTVIDRRKALRLGFSVRYNHGNHLQTSFDKDYAYHLPFKKGAEYMVTQGYNGTVSHHNEYALDFKMPIGTAIYAARDGKVVLVEQSFNKTCTEQDCAKFNNYILVYHSDGTFAEYTHIKKGGAKVQPGEMIEKGQHIGYSGNVGWSTGPHLHFIVFLQRFRDRETLPTKFLVGNGKQITQLEEKKKYSKSY, from the coding sequence ATGAACAAGGTTATCATTTGGATATGCAGTCTGCTATCGATATCCACTTTTGCACAAGAAAATTTCAAGGTGTATTATGAGGAAAATGAGAATGGATATAAAATCTATGCAAATAATGGTGAGTTTTGTCCAGTTTCTGTAGAGATTGATTTTAAAATAGAGAATCTTTCATCCAGTATTGGTGATATTAAGATTATAGAAGTGCCAGCGCAGACTACTAAATTTTACATAGCTGATCTTACCGTTATAGACAGAAGAAAAGCGTTGAGACTGGGATTTAGTGTGCGATATAATCACGGCAATCATTTACAGACTTCTTTCGATAAGGATTATGCATATCACTTACCTTTTAAGAAAGGAGCAGAGTATATGGTGACACAAGGATATAATGGTACGGTCTCTCACCATAACGAATATGCCTTGGATTTTAAAATGCCGATAGGAACTGCTATATATGCTGCAAGAGATGGAAAAGTAGTATTGGTAGAACAAAGCTTTAATAAAACCTGTACGGAACAGGATTGTGCCAAGTTTAATAATTACATATTAGTATATCACTCTGATGGAACTTTTGCAGAATATACACATATTAAAAAAGGTGGCGCTAAAGTACAACCTGGAGAAATGATAGAAAAAGGTCAGCATATTGGATACAGCGGTAATGTAGGGTGGTCAACTGGGCCACATTTACATTTCATTGTATTTCTACAACGATTTAGAGATAGAGAAACACTACCTACAAAGTTTTTAGTAGGTAACGGTAAACAAATAACTCAGTTAGAAGAAAAGAAAAAGTATTCTAAAAGCTATTAA